Proteins found in one Helicobacter sp. NHP19-003 genomic segment:
- a CDS encoding murein hydrolase activator EnvC family protein produces MLWVLNGQSVADIDKNISLNQNKLKATALEKNKISNHLSSLGNAINQKYRQSQEISRQIQNIQRDIDKNQAQNQAQEKSLEENRLFLESLQKSRSKIQDSVTAILLKDILFVMLLDKQDLATTEDIMLQTTFKYLNHDSRSRLANLNAQEEQISTRIAQIVRNIDQMSATITAQKDRKRNLQNMVATQQKLIENMQAELAIYNKKLENLDKERKGLDQLLASLNIVKQKELERQRHPQREEPPTTTGGLQAPLEVRQVASSYRDITTIAYNGPKTIAPLASYKIAQKFGPYFDPVYKLKVFNESVTLISTKPNAVVRSVFDGRVVYAKEVPILKKVIIIEHKDGMHTIYSQLDKIAPTIRHGLRVQKGYVIGRIDQRLSFEVTLKDKHINPLEIIARTQ; encoded by the coding sequence ATGCTATGGGTTTTAAACGGCCAGTCGGTTGCAGACATTGACAAAAACATCAGTTTGAATCAAAACAAGCTCAAAGCCACAGCCCTAGAAAAGAACAAGATCAGCAACCACTTAAGCAGCTTAGGCAACGCCATTAACCAAAAATACCGCCAAAGTCAAGAGATCTCTAGACAAATACAAAACATCCAAAGGGACATTGACAAGAACCAGGCCCAAAACCAAGCCCAAGAAAAATCCCTAGAAGAAAACCGCCTTTTTTTGGAGAGTTTGCAAAAGAGCCGCAGCAAAATCCAAGACTCAGTAACGGCTATTCTTTTAAAAGACATTTTATTTGTCATGCTCTTAGACAAGCAAGATTTAGCCACGACCGAAGACATCATGCTCCAAACCACCTTTAAGTACCTCAATCACGATTCACGCTCACGCCTAGCGAATTTAAACGCCCAAGAAGAGCAAATCAGCACACGAATCGCCCAAATTGTACGCAACATTGACCAAATGAGTGCAACCATCACCGCCCAAAAGGACCGCAAGCGCAATTTACAAAACATGGTCGCCACGCAACAAAAGTTGATTGAAAACATGCAAGCCGAGTTGGCCATCTACAATAAAAAGCTAGAGAATTTAGACAAGGAACGCAAGGGGCTAGACCAGCTCTTAGCGTCCTTAAACATTGTCAAGCAAAAGGAGCTAGAGCGCCAAAGACACCCCCAAAGAGAAGAGCCCCCCACGACTACAGGTGGTTTACAAGCCCCCCTAGAAGTGCGCCAAGTGGCGAGCTCTTATAGGGACATCACAACCATTGCCTACAATGGGCCAAAGACCATAGCCCCTTTAGCCAGCTATAAAATCGCACAAAAATTCGGCCCCTATTTTGATCCCGTGTATAAGCTCAAAGTCTTTAACGAGTCGGTAACTTTGATTTCTACCAAGCCTAACGCGGTGGTGCGTAGTGTTTTCGATGGGCGCGTGGTGTATGCTAAGGAAGTGCCGATTTTAAAAAAGGTCATCATCATAGAACATAAGGATGGCATGCACACCATTTACTCCCAGCTTGACAAAATCGCTCCCACAATTCGGCATGGCTTGAGGGTACAAAAGGGCTATGTGATCGGGCGTATAGATCAACGCTTGAGTTTTGAAGTGACTCTAAAAGACAAACACATCAACCCTTTGGAGATCATTGCCCGCACCCAATAA
- the fliS gene encoding flagellar export chaperone FliS has protein sequence MFKANAYNMYQQNAVTVESPAKLIEMLYEGILKFAAQAKRHMEAEDIERKITYINKVTDIFTELLNILDYERGGEVAVYLTGLYTHQIKLLTQANVENNSTKIDLVMRVARGLLEAWREIHPNELGR, from the coding sequence ATGTTTAAAGCCAACGCCTACAATATGTACCAGCAAAACGCCGTGACCGTGGAGTCGCCCGCGAAGCTCATTGAAATGCTTTATGAGGGGATTTTAAAATTTGCCGCCCAAGCTAAGCGCCACATGGAGGCTGAGGACATCGAGAGGAAAATCACCTACATCAATAAAGTTACAGATATTTTTACCGAGTTGCTAAACATTTTGGACTATGAACGGGGCGGAGAAGTCGCCGTGTATCTGACCGGGCTTTACACCCACCAAATCAAATTACTCACCCAAGCCAATGTGGAGAACAACAGCACTAAAATCGATTTGGTCATGCGTGTAGCGCGAGGCTTGCTAGAGGCGTGGAGAGAGATACACCCCAATGAACTGGGTCGATGA
- a CDS encoding outer membrane protein encodes MKRPVFVKKARPLLKRCTKRACPLGLVIASALCPLKATPVLQAQVNFGMFVSTPESAQSIAKALLGNTQGWGVNQILQDLETLDGNFGSTKSRLEGLGQALSQVDTSTPTVPDSLDGGVQTSQIEGDFTSAFNALKNYPQALKDLQSALQNALSPSPAPDPTAPLQNLQQNLQQPLDDIKGILQPTTKNVTSTSQELEQTYNKVNQQVKALEDLYPINGAWTKVSTVKSVDDTLKALDNLAATAKQDAQTLNLSPQAQRDLAKALANLNDLKGVTDTLWGINVNSALVNAVGIAALLKKVGSNYQVARSALEKAQVAAAQTASQVGLLKQVGNIVADLKDLKGMDTEANSAASAVQSINEVLQKYQQQYNGYNSTLKGINTSIKNISQEITQAYNYATGQTKGVDSTLCASADTCLNSAIKALEGITGNQTNQKDVAGLQNIANSLQANTDLTHFNVKALNDTIAKLTSSLTPLQNISTILKDIQAINASSGAGSTATDLSNTIKAIEGVQDALNTIDAKRTTDTTQDRINALDQPSGALGQAANSYGSAMRYLKFLPLQIQSILSGGLFGGPSSGQSRTQNLAYIEGIMSSAASTIQQVYTQYQTAQTAINTAATDTKNFTSLPATISNALNTTMQDLQNYIKTLTGQDITQALQQAKANQSRADSLVQTAFENYKNAANALRNVVDDYSAITNSMLPTAQSNTTSSQQKLAKAQQLIKEIEQALTGYQNALKTTANTPPKPAPTPPPTQPNVHNQPNDPGKVASHNAKADQPLSPDVKVSGTKTSTNDPTPPLPIYNPTPTDTSPTNSSPLQILSNATDPAEQRENAWELYVKTQNQIVESVQAELEAQAKEQGMDLAQTLVNLMAGMQQSVGQNLGQGSENYISAVLIEHYNHFYNAVLDNPNISFYAVQESLNNLIGEVANARQNLFDDLNPDTPLISPKLPPQTAMLLARIDLPKLNLAVDALPVAKSIGAAVKELNILLAYLNTIKADLKQYLNASRQPTAGAPKFITQNLNQSQNGNMYGVNAQMGYKQFFGKQKRWGVRYYGTFSYQHGTFYMSDSLAVDNFVYGAGVDALYNFYESKDGRYTSGVFLGLMLTGSTWLAKGASNYEAYMANLNAHGGHAAMHTTYFQIPLNVGFRTNVSKHNGFEIGLRIPLSTDYYFRGTSTNGDSLDITYKRNISVFFNYVYNF; translated from the coding sequence ATGAAAAGACCTGTTTTTGTTAAAAAAGCCAGACCGCTCTTAAAAAGGTGCACCAAGCGTGCTTGTCCGTTAGGCCTTGTGATCGCTTCTGCGCTTTGCCCTCTAAAGGCTACACCTGTGCTACAGGCGCAAGTGAACTTTGGCATGTTTGTAAGCACCCCTGAGAGTGCGCAAAGCATCGCTAAAGCCCTTTTAGGCAACACGCAAGGCTGGGGTGTGAATCAAATTTTGCAAGACTTAGAGACATTAGATGGAAACTTTGGGAGTACTAAGAGCCGCTTAGAGGGCCTGGGCCAAGCACTATCACAAGTTGACACCAGCACACCTACAGTTCCAGACAGCCTAGATGGAGGTGTCCAAACATCGCAGATAGAAGGTGATTTCACTAGTGCGTTCAATGCGCTTAAAAACTACCCTCAAGCCCTTAAAGACTTGCAAAGCGCTTTGCAAAATGCCTTAAGCCCAAGTCCAGCCCCCGACCCCACAGCACCCCTACAAAATCTGCAACAAAACCTCCAACAACCCCTAGACGACATCAAGGGCATTTTACAACCCACCACCAAAAATGTAACAAGCACAAGTCAAGAGTTGGAACAGACCTACAATAAAGTCAATCAACAAGTGAAGGCTCTCGAGGATTTATACCCCATAAATGGAGCGTGGACTAAGGTGTCCACCGTCAAAAGTGTGGACGACACCCTAAAGGCCTTGGACAACCTCGCTGCCACCGCTAAACAAGATGCCCAAACCCTAAATTTAAGCCCGCAGGCCCAACGAGATTTAGCCAAAGCGCTTGCAAATTTAAACGACCTCAAAGGTGTTACAGACACACTGTGGGGCATAAATGTCAATAGTGCCCTAGTCAACGCAGTCGGCATTGCCGCCTTATTGAAGAAAGTTGGCAGCAATTACCAAGTAGCCCGCAGTGCCCTAGAAAAAGCACAAGTCGCAGCCGCACAAACGGCGAGTCAAGTGGGGCTTTTAAAACAAGTGGGCAACATTGTGGCAGATTTAAAAGACCTAAAGGGAATGGATACAGAGGCCAACAGCGCAGCCAGCGCGGTGCAAAGCATCAATGAGGTTTTACAAAAATACCAACAACAGTACAACGGCTACAATTCTACACTTAAGGGGATCAACACCAGCATTAAGAACATCAGCCAAGAAATCACACAGGCATACAACTACGCAACGGGGCAAACTAAGGGTGTAGATTCGACTCTTTGCGCCTCAGCCGATACCTGCTTAAACAGCGCCATCAAGGCTCTTGAAGGCATCACCGGCAACCAAACAAACCAAAAAGATGTGGCGGGTTTGCAAAACATCGCCAATAGTTTACAAGCCAATACGGATTTAACGCATTTCAATGTCAAGGCTTTAAACGACACCATCGCTAAACTCACTAGCAGCCTAACCCCCCTACAAAACATCAGCACGATCCTAAAAGACATACAGGCCATCAATGCATCTAGCGGTGCGGGTAGCACCGCCACAGACTTGAGCAACACCATTAAGGCCATAGAGGGTGTTCAAGACGCTTTAAACACAATCGATGCTAAGAGGACCACAGACACGACCCAGGACAGAATCAACGCTCTAGACCAACCCAGCGGTGCTTTGGGTCAAGCGGCAAACTCTTATGGTTCTGCAATGCGCTATCTAAAATTTTTGCCACTACAAATACAGAGTATTCTATCTGGCGGATTATTTGGTGGGCCATCGAGCGGGCAAAGCCGGACACAGAATCTTGCATACATTGAGGGCATTATGTCAAGTGCGGCCTCAACAATTCAACAGGTTTACACCCAATACCAAACTGCCCAAACCGCCATCAACACCGCCGCCACAGACACAAAAAACTTCACTAGCCTCCCCGCAACCATCAGCAACGCTCTAAACACAACCATGCAAGATTTGCAAAATTACATCAAGACCCTAACAGGACAGGACATCACCCAAGCCCTGCAACAAGCCAAGGCCAACCAAAGCAGGGCCGATTCTCTCGTGCAAACGGCCTTTGAAAATTACAAAAACGCCGCCAACGCCTTGAGAAATGTGGTGGATGACTACAGTGCTATCACCAACTCCATGCTCCCAACGGCCCAAAGCAACACCACCAGCAGCCAACAAAAATTAGCTAAGGCCCAACAACTCATCAAGGAAATCGAACAAGCCCTCACCGGTTATCAAAATGCCCTAAAGACCACCGCCAATACGCCCCCTAAACCCGCCCCAACGCCACCACCCACACAACCAAATGTCCACAATCAGCCAAACGATCCGGGCAAAGTGGCTAGCCACAATGCTAAGGCAGATCAACCCCTAAGCCCCGATGTTAAAGTGAGCGGTACAAAAACCAGCACAAACGACCCGACACCTCCCCTGCCTATTTACAACCCAACGCCCACTGACACCAGCCCCACAAACAGCAGTCCCCTACAAATCCTATCCAATGCCACAGACCCCGCAGAGCAAAGAGAAAATGCGTGGGAGCTCTATGTCAAAACCCAAAATCAAATCGTGGAGAGTGTCCAAGCAGAGTTGGAAGCCCAAGCCAAAGAGCAGGGCATGGACCTTGCCCAAACCCTCGTTAATCTCATGGCGGGCATGCAACAAAGCGTGGGGCAGAATTTAGGGCAAGGGTCAGAAAACTACATCAGTGCGGTCTTAATCGAGCACTACAACCACTTTTATAACGCCGTGTTAGACAACCCCAACATCAGCTTCTATGCGGTGCAAGAGAGCCTAAATAACCTCATCGGTGAAGTGGCTAACGCCCGCCAAAACTTATTTGACGATCTCAACCCAGACACCCCGCTCATCAGCCCTAAACTGCCTCCACAAACGGCCATGCTTTTAGCTCGAATCGATTTGCCTAAGTTAAACCTTGCGGTTGATGCGCTCCCTGTAGCTAAGAGCATCGGGGCGGCGGTGAAAGAGTTGAATATTCTGCTCGCCTACCTCAACACCATTAAAGCCGACTTGAAGCAGTATTTAAACGCCAGCCGCCAGCCCACCGCCGGTGCGCCAAAATTCATCACCCAAAACCTCAACCAAAGCCAAAACGGCAACATGTACGGCGTAAACGCACAAATGGGATACAAACAATTCTTTGGCAAGCAAAAGCGTTGGGGTGTGCGCTACTACGGGACCTTTAGCTACCAACACGGCACTTTTTACATGAGCGATTCTCTGGCGGTGGACAACTTTGTCTATGGGGCGGGGGTGGATGCGCTCTACAACTTCTATGAAAGTAAGGATGGCAGATACACTTCGGGCGTGTTTTTGGGCTTGATGCTGACCGGCTCGACTTGGCTAGCCAAGGGGGCGAGCAATTATGAAGCCTACATGGCAAATTTAAATGCCCATGGCGGGCATGCAGCGATGCACACAACTTATTTTCAAATCCCCTTAAATGTGGGTTTTAGAACCAATGTCAGCAAGCACAACGGGTTTGAAATCGGCTTGCGTATCCCCTTGAGCACAGACTACTACTTCAGGGGTACAAGCACTAACGGAGATAGCCTAGACATCACCTATAAGCGCAACATCTCGGTGTTCTTTAACTATGTTTACAATTTTTAA
- a CDS encoding flagellar protein FlaG: MSTEIASVTPHISTTQLDVPHTHTQNPKPSQQASSVNETKFEHPKTEEEAHLKEQDLQKLAKELNEKMKRIESQLTFSYNDVLRSLVVTIKDSNGDRIIREIPSQEVVKLTEKMRDILGIIFDKKG; the protein is encoded by the coding sequence ATGTCTACAGAGATTGCAAGCGTCACCCCACACATCAGCACAACACAATTAGATGTACCCCACACCCACACCCAAAATCCAAAACCCTCGCAGCAGGCATCTTCGGTCAATGAAACCAAGTTCGAACACCCTAAAACCGAAGAAGAAGCCCATTTAAAGGAACAGGATTTGCAGAAGTTGGCTAAAGAGCTCAACGAAAAGATGAAGCGCATCGAGTCGCAGTTGACCTTCAGCTATAACGATGTCTTACGCAGCCTTGTTGTAACAATCAAGGACAGCAATGGGGATCGGATCATCCGCGAGATCCCTTCGCAAGAGGTCGTTAAGTTGACCGAGAAAATGCGCGATATTTTGGGGATCATCTTTGACAAAAAGGGCTAG
- the fliD gene encoding flagellar filament capping protein FliD, whose protein sequence is MGIGKLSSLGIGSKVLNYDVIDKLKKADEQMMVAPIEKKMEANVEKQKALIEIKSLISNLKAPVSALTDYSTYTSRNSSVSGGALKATVSPGIPVQNIKIEVEDLAQGDINEVATHFRDRDDAFSQANTKLHFYTNGKNYTIDIKAGMSLGDVAQAITDATDGNVLGIVMKTGGDKPYQLMLNSKNPGANSRIYFGASVISHLSSDAPITLAAGSTDQATGKTTEDDFFIKVKDAHGQEVKISITLNISAKTPVQNKNQALQEAIKKALEANPETKSLLESGDLNVGLINDGKSLILNDKRGFGIEVGGAKAVELGFVKTTSSTDDLVKGTTGIPSGQIKGVVNFNGHAIDLSKITFVASSSDDNGKAIAKAINAISGLHASLGADGKLVLNSDSGELRISGVGAAGKAAVSNLGLTEGLSQSYAKIHDLFGFKNLQRASDAKFTYNGATITRPTNEVNDVINGVSLTLLAKTDPGKPAIVSVTRDSKAIVDNIKAFVKAYNELMPKLDETTRYDPDTHIAGVFNGVGDIRTIRSSINNAIAFSITSAKGVDSLMKYGISLDEHGRMSLDEARLTNAIETDPQAAQDFFYGSDVKSMGGKEIHQDGIFIRLDKVLAGLVDGGNARLKLYEDSLEQDAKDLRKDKESAMEMLKTRYDTMAERFAAYDERISKANKSFDAVQMMIDQAAAKKN, encoded by the coding sequence ATGGGAATTGGAAAACTTAGTTCTTTAGGGATCGGCAGCAAGGTCTTGAACTACGATGTGATCGACAAGCTCAAGAAAGCTGATGAACAGATGATGGTCGCCCCCATTGAGAAAAAAATGGAGGCTAATGTTGAAAAACAAAAAGCCCTCATTGAAATCAAAAGTCTCATTTCCAATCTCAAAGCCCCTGTGAGTGCGCTCACCGACTATTCCACTTACACGAGCCGCAACAGCAGTGTGAGCGGTGGTGCCCTCAAAGCCACGGTGAGTCCGGGCATCCCCGTGCAAAACATTAAAATAGAGGTAGAAGACTTAGCGCAAGGCGACATCAACGAGGTGGCCACCCACTTTAGGGATCGAGACGATGCCTTCAGCCAAGCCAACACCAAGTTGCACTTCTACACCAATGGCAAGAACTACACCATTGACATTAAAGCCGGGATGAGTTTAGGCGATGTGGCGCAAGCGATCACGGATGCGACCGATGGCAATGTTTTAGGTATTGTGATGAAAACGGGAGGAGACAAGCCCTACCAGCTCATGCTAAACAGCAAGAACCCCGGGGCAAATAGCCGCATTTACTTTGGTGCCAGCGTGATCTCGCATTTAAGCAGCGATGCGCCCATCACTTTGGCAGCGGGTAGCACAGACCAAGCCACGGGCAAAACCACCGAGGACGACTTTTTCATCAAGGTGAAGGATGCACATGGGCAAGAGGTGAAAATCTCCATCACTCTAAACATCAGTGCAAAAACTCCTGTGCAGAACAAAAACCAAGCCCTGCAAGAGGCGATCAAAAAAGCTTTAGAAGCCAACCCTGAAACAAAATCTCTACTAGAGAGTGGAGATCTCAATGTGGGGCTCATCAACGATGGCAAGTCCTTGATCCTCAATGACAAAAGGGGGTTTGGTATAGAGGTGGGCGGGGCCAAGGCTGTTGAGCTGGGCTTTGTCAAAACGACTTCTAGCACCGATGATTTAGTCAAGGGCACCACAGGCATCCCCTCCGGGCAGATAAAAGGGGTGGTGAACTTCAATGGACACGCCATCGATCTTTCTAAAATCACTTTTGTGGCCAGCTCCAGCGATGACAATGGCAAGGCGATCGCCAAAGCCATCAACGCCATCAGCGGCTTGCATGCCTCGCTGGGTGCAGATGGTAAGTTGGTCTTAAACAGCGACAGCGGGGAGTTGCGCATTTCGGGCGTGGGGGCAGCGGGCAAGGCGGCGGTGTCTAACCTGGGGCTTACAGAGGGCTTGAGCCAATCCTACGCCAAAATCCATGATCTTTTTGGGTTTAAAAACCTGCAAAGGGCATCAGACGCCAAGTTTACCTACAATGGCGCGACCATCACCCGCCCCACCAATGAGGTCAACGATGTGATCAATGGAGTGTCTTTAACCTTACTCGCCAAAACCGATCCGGGCAAACCTGCCATTGTGAGTGTTACCAGGGACAGCAAGGCGATCGTGGATAACATCAAAGCCTTTGTCAAAGCCTACAACGAGTTGATGCCCAAATTAGACGAAACCACCCGCTACGACCCCGATACCCACATCGCCGGGGTGTTTAACGGTGTGGGCGACATCCGCACCATCCGCTCCTCGATCAACAACGCCATCGCTTTTAGCATCACGAGCGCAAAAGGGGTGGATAGCTTGATGAAATACGGCATTAGTCTAGATGAGCATGGCAGAATGAGCCTGGATGAGGCCAGACTCACAAACGCGATTGAAACCGACCCCCAAGCCGCCCAGGACTTCTTTTATGGCAGCGATGTCAAGAGCATGGGGGGTAAAGAAATCCACCAAGATGGGATTTTTATCCGCTTGGATAAAGTTTTGGCTGGTTTGGTCGATGGTGGAAATGCGCGTTTGAAGTTATACGAGGATTCGCTCGAGCAAGATGCTAAAGACCTTAGAAAAGACAAGGAAAGTGCGATGGAGATGCTTAAAACCCGTTACGACACGATGGCAGAACGCTTCGCTGCCTACGATGAGCGCATTTCAAAAGCGAACAAATCCTTTGATGCGGTGCAGATGATGATCGACCAAGCGGCCGCAAAAAAGAACTAA
- a CDS encoding TrkH family potassium uptake protein, with the protein MRKIFGMIVGSYVLLALVGALVLDLAPMHTRPIAFLDLFFTATSAVCLTGLITANPATDFSVYGQAVLLGLIQAGGFGYMGLAGFLFLLLGKKMGFKGRLMLKESLDYPNMQGVILYLKKILIFTLAIEGVGAVLLSMCFALHLPFKQALWAGLFHAISAFNNAGFSIFASNLVDYQNNAPINLIVCALIIFGGLGFLVLSECYNHRKNTRLSVHTRIVLWATLGFLLLGVAVVLLFEWDNPKSIGGLRAWAKVMAAFFISVNLRTAGFNTIDMASLHDESLFFSSLLMVIGAAPGSTAGGIKITTLTILLVYAYHALKGQEVVLFKRTIPQSAVKKSFLIFIVAMFYIVISAMFLSATEDRQNKFFLHLFFEICSAFGTVGVSTGNGGDLSLVAQFGSFGKLYLMLLMFMGRVGVLVFSMALVGKSKTHHVRYPEEEVVL; encoded by the coding sequence TTGCGTAAAATCTTTGGCATGATTGTGGGTAGTTATGTACTTTTAGCCCTTGTGGGGGCACTTGTGCTGGATTTAGCCCCCATGCACACTAGACCCATCGCCTTTTTGGATTTGTTTTTCACCGCCACTTCTGCGGTGTGCCTCACGGGCCTCATCACGGCAAACCCCGCGACAGATTTTAGTGTCTATGGGCAGGCGGTGTTGTTGGGGCTGATACAAGCGGGGGGGTTTGGCTACATGGGGCTGGCGGGGTTTTTGTTCTTGCTTTTGGGGAAGAAAATGGGCTTTAAGGGGCGTTTAATGCTTAAAGAGTCGCTGGATTACCCAAACATGCAGGGCGTGATCTTGTACCTTAAAAAAATCTTGATTTTCACTTTGGCGATTGAGGGCGTGGGGGCGGTGCTTCTTAGCATGTGTTTTGCACTGCATTTACCCTTCAAGCAAGCCCTTTGGGCGGGGCTCTTCCATGCCATTTCTGCCTTCAACAATGCCGGCTTTAGCATTTTTGCCTCTAATTTAGTGGACTATCAAAACAACGCTCCCATTAACCTCATCGTTTGCGCCCTCATCATTTTTGGGGGTTTGGGCTTTTTGGTCTTAAGCGAGTGCTACAACCACCGCAAAAACACCCGTTTGAGTGTACATACGCGCATCGTATTGTGGGCGACTTTGGGTTTTCTTTTGCTTGGCGTGGCGGTGGTCTTGCTCTTTGAGTGGGACAACCCTAAGAGCATAGGGGGGTTGCGTGCGTGGGCGAAAGTGATGGCAGCGTTTTTTATCTCTGTCAATTTACGCACAGCGGGCTTTAACACCATTGATATGGCTAGTTTGCACGATGAGAGTTTGTTTTTCTCTTCTTTGCTCATGGTGATCGGGGCGGCACCGGGCAGCACAGCTGGGGGGATTAAAATCACCACTTTAACCATCCTTTTGGTTTACGCCTACCACGCCCTAAAGGGGCAGGAAGTCGTGTTGTTTAAGCGCACTATCCCCCAAAGTGCGGTGAAAAAATCCTTTTTGATTTTCATTGTCGCCATGTTTTACATTGTCATTTCTGCCATGTTTTTAAGCGCAACTGAGGACCGCCAAAACAAATTCTTTTTGCATTTGTTCTTTGAGATTTGTTCGGCGTTTGGCACAGTGGGGGTGAGCACAGGCAATGGGGGCGATCTCTCATTGGTGGCGCAGTTTGGCAGCTTTGGGAAGTTGTATTTAATGCTTTTAATGTTTATGGGGCGGGTGGGCGTGTTGGTCTTTAGCATGGCGTTAGTGGGTAAGAGCAAGACCCACCATGTCCGTTACCCTGAAGAAGAGGTGGTTTTATAA
- a CDS encoding cell division protein FtsX, which translates to MNTLKEHLAFLLPLIALLFSLESILFIQRAVHIREEKLSKNYAITIVSHQRLSLQFIRQNIPSSASLDLISPDALLERLKQNLSQASIANLKKNLPFFYSLKLSLFPTLEQLRQINQRLLKIPGVEKVEVFSKTHDQEYRLLLLLKKNTLIFASIVGVLSVLLLVKQISVWHLQYAKRIEIMDLLGAPMRIKNGFLFRLALIDSAIASAMVFVGSLYLSLQDRFQTIAQVLEINGHLFVWQEDTLIFLLTSVVVSLVCVWIVVIQRRVA; encoded by the coding sequence ATGAATACACTTAAGGAGCATTTGGCTTTTTTACTGCCCTTAATCGCCCTTCTGTTTAGCCTAGAGAGCATTTTATTCATACAGCGGGCTGTGCATATCCGAGAAGAAAAATTGTCTAAGAATTACGCCATCACTATTGTGAGCCACCAACGGCTGTCTTTGCAATTCATCCGCCAAAATATCCCAAGCAGTGCATCTTTAGACCTCATCAGCCCCGATGCGCTCTTAGAGCGGCTCAAGCAGAATTTAAGCCAAGCCAGCATTGCCAATCTTAAGAAGAATCTCCCCTTTTTTTATTCGCTCAAGTTGTCCTTGTTCCCCACCTTAGAGCAGTTACGCCAAATCAACCAAAGGCTTTTAAAAATCCCGGGCGTGGAAAAAGTAGAAGTCTTTAGCAAAACCCACGATCAAGAATACCGCCTATTGCTCTTACTCAAAAAGAACACTTTGATTTTCGCGTCCATTGTGGGTGTACTCTCTGTCTTGCTCTTAGTGAAGCAAATCAGCGTGTGGCATTTGCAATACGCCAAACGCATAGAGATCATGGATCTTTTGGGTGCACCCATGCGGATTAAAAACGGGTTTTTGTTTAGACTTGCCTTGATTGACTCGGCAATTGCAAGCGCAATGGTGTTTGTGGGGAGTTTGTATTTGTCGTTGCAGGACCGCTTTCAGACCATTGCCCAAGTGTTGGAGATCAATGGCCACTTGTTTGTGTGGCAAGAGGACACCTTGATCTTTTTGCTAACTTCGGTTGTGGTATCCTTAGTTTGTGTTTGGATTGTTGTCATCCAAAGGAGAGTGGCATGA
- a CDS encoding asparaginase, with the protein MDKVMVLATGGTIAGIGQGGAYVSGQVGVNDLLKGVVPKGVELESVQVANVGSQDMDSDIWRKLLECIHTLSAREDIKGFVITHGTDTMEESAYFLHLNAQTHKPIVLTGAMRNSTSLSPDGPMNLHNALAVCVHPKSAGLGVLVAMDENIYSARHVSKTHTSHLGAFKASNAGPIGHVYYGQVSFHAKPTTKHTLQSQLALGDSTQPLPKVAVVYTYVDCGDFLLKATLQAGVQGVVVAGMGNGNVSHTLLEAMAEAVKQGVVVVRSSRVGGGEVQLGEMDDARYHFVRAGDLNPQKARVLLQLALLKSTTPQAIQEFFNTH; encoded by the coding sequence GTGGATAAAGTTATGGTTTTAGCGACAGGGGGGACGATTGCGGGCATAGGCCAGGGGGGGGCGTATGTCAGCGGACAGGTGGGTGTAAACGACTTGCTCAAGGGCGTTGTGCCAAAGGGTGTAGAGTTAGAGAGTGTGCAGGTGGCTAATGTCGGCTCGCAGGATATGGACTCTGACATTTGGCGCAAGCTCTTAGAATGCATCCATACCCTAAGCGCAAGGGAGGACATCAAAGGCTTTGTCATCACGCATGGCACAGACACGATGGAAGAGAGCGCTTACTTCTTGCACCTAAACGCACAAACCCACAAGCCCATTGTGTTGACAGGGGCGATGCGCAACTCCACGAGCCTTAGCCCAGACGGGCCGATGAACCTTCATAATGCCCTAGCCGTGTGTGTCCACCCTAAAAGTGCAGGGCTTGGGGTTTTGGTGGCGATGGATGAAAACATTTACAGCGCACGCCATGTCAGCAAGACCCACACCAGCCACCTAGGTGCTTTCAAAGCCTCAAATGCGGGACCCATCGGGCATGTCTACTACGGCCAAGTGTCTTTCCACGCCAAGCCCACTACAAAGCACACTTTGCAAAGCCAATTGGCCTTAGGGGACTCCACCCAGCCCTTGCCTAAAGTGGCAGTGGTTTACACCTATGTGGATTGCGGGGATTTTCTCCTTAAAGCGACTTTGCAGGCGGGCGTGCAGGGCGTGGTGGTGGCGGGCATGGGCAATGGCAATGTGAGCCACACGCTCTTAGAAGCGATGGCCGAGGCGGTCAAACAGGGCGTGGTCGTGGTGCGCTCCAGCCGTGTGGGTGGTGGGGAGGTGCAACTTGGCGAAATGGACGATGCCCGCTATCACTTTGTGCGTGCTGGGGATTTAAATCCCCAAAAAGCCCGGGTTTTGTTGCAATTAGCTTTACTCAAGAGCACCACTCCCCAAGCGATCCAAGAGTTCTTTAACACGCATTAG